A stretch of the Halomonas sp. BDJS001 genome encodes the following:
- a CDS encoding GNAT family N-acetyltransferase — protein sequence MTNTEEPQAPTGTRIMYRAALARDAADQAEVFYHAVMQGAATHYTLSERKAWAQALPREGSAWGVRQALYTTLVATCDGRCVGFLELDLVAGRVETLYVWPSLAGRGIGTTLLVHAERMLIEEGKGQIEIEASSVLHERLLRRGWENHGEQWVERSGERLLRYKLTKRLNAVET from the coding sequence ATGACCAATACCGAGGAGCCGCAAGCGCCAACCGGTACGCGGATAATGTATCGTGCGGCGCTGGCCCGGGATGCTGCTGACCAGGCGGAAGTGTTTTACCATGCTGTGATGCAAGGTGCGGCCACACATTATACGCTCTCGGAGCGCAAGGCCTGGGCACAGGCACTGCCCCGAGAGGGCAGCGCGTGGGGAGTTAGGCAGGCGCTCTACACCACCTTGGTAGCAACCTGTGATGGTCGCTGCGTGGGGTTTCTTGAGCTGGATTTAGTCGCCGGGCGGGTTGAAACCCTCTACGTATGGCCCTCATTGGCTGGCCGCGGTATCGGCACCACGCTATTGGTACATGCCGAGCGAATGCTCATTGAAGAGGGCAAGGGGCAAATTGAGATAGAGGCTAGCTCAGTGCTTCATGAGCGCTTACTGCGCCGTGGCTGGGAGAACCACGGCGAGCAGTGGGTCGAGCGAAGCGGGGAACGGCTGTTGCGTTATAAGCTCACCAAGCGGCTTAACGCCGTCGAGACGTAA
- the tsaA gene encoding tRNA (N6-threonylcarbamoyladenosine(37)-N6)-methyltransferase TrmO, with product MDDAPNSEHFTLTPIGHVVSDYPDKFGIPRQPGLAPAANAQLVLTAPYNDPLAVRGLEDFSHLWLSFIFHQSPERWSPLVRPPRLGGNKKVGVFASRSTHRPNRLGLSLVRLIAIDTQHGVALLLQGCDLVSGTPVVDIKPYLPWAESRPNAQAGFAPAAPSLMDVTFHPAALDMLAQRQDSATLRALIEQVLSQDPRPAYKQKDQGSERLYGVRLRDVDVKFCPRQNGEATTLEVMAIEPYATS from the coding sequence ATGGACGACGCCCCTAACAGCGAGCACTTTACGCTGACGCCCATTGGTCATGTGGTTAGCGACTACCCCGATAAATTCGGCATCCCGCGCCAACCGGGGCTCGCTCCGGCGGCCAATGCCCAGCTGGTACTCACAGCGCCTTACAACGACCCTCTCGCCGTGCGCGGTTTGGAAGACTTCAGCCACCTATGGCTGAGCTTTATTTTTCATCAAAGCCCCGAGCGCTGGTCGCCGCTGGTAAGGCCACCGCGCCTGGGGGGCAATAAAAAGGTGGGGGTTTTTGCCAGCCGCAGCACCCACCGCCCCAACCGCTTGGGGCTCTCGCTGGTGAGATTAATCGCTATCGACACTCAGCATGGCGTGGCTCTGCTTCTCCAGGGCTGCGATTTAGTCAGTGGCACCCCGGTGGTCGATATCAAGCCTTATCTGCCTTGGGCCGAATCTCGCCCCAACGCACAGGCCGGTTTTGCCCCTGCTGCGCCATCGCTCATGGATGTCACCTTTCATCCCGCAGCGCTGGACATGCTCGCTCAGCGCCAGGACAGTGCCACACTGCGGGCATTAATTGAACAGGTGCTAAGCCAAGACCCTAGGCCCGCCTATAAGCAAAAAGATCAGGGGTCTGAGCGGCTTTACGGTGTGCGACTGCGCGATGTGGACGTTAAGTTTTGCCCCCGCCAAAACGGCGAAGCCACCACCTTAGAGGTGATGGCTATCGAACCTTACGCCACGTCCTAA
- the adk gene encoding adenylate kinase has protein sequence MRLILLGAPGAGKGTQAQFICERFKIPQISTGDMLRTAIKDGTELGLKVKEIMNSGGLVSDEIIIDLVKERISQPDCENGFLFDGFPRTIPQADAMKEGGVKLDHVVEIAVPDEEIVSRLAGRRVHQASGRVYHVEHNPPKEPGKDDVTGETLIQREDDQEATVRNRLSVYHDQTAPLVDYYQQWAKQDPQNAPQYHRIEGVGSVTDITRQVKEALS, from the coding sequence ATGCGTTTAATCCTGTTGGGTGCCCCCGGCGCGGGGAAGGGGACTCAAGCTCAGTTTATTTGCGAGCGCTTTAAGATTCCTCAGATTTCCACCGGGGATATGCTGCGCACGGCCATTAAAGATGGCACTGAGCTGGGCCTGAAAGTAAAAGAGATCATGAACAGCGGTGGCTTGGTCTCTGACGAAATCATCATTGACTTGGTCAAAGAGCGCATCAGTCAGCCCGACTGCGAAAACGGCTTCCTGTTCGATGGTTTTCCACGCACGATTCCCCAGGCTGACGCCATGAAAGAGGGTGGCGTTAAGCTGGATCACGTGGTGGAAATTGCCGTGCCCGATGAAGAGATTGTCAGCCGCTTGGCGGGGCGTCGTGTACACCAGGCTTCGGGCCGGGTTTATCACGTTGAGCACAACCCGCCCAAAGAGCCGGGCAAAGATGATGTGACTGGTGAAACGCTGATACAGCGTGAAGATGATCAAGAAGCCACGGTGCGTAATCGCCTGTCGGTTTATCACGATCAAACGGCACCACTGGTCGATTACTACCAGCAGTGGGCCAAGCAGGATCCCCAGAATGCGCCTCAGTATCACCGCATTGAAGGAGTGGGCAGCGTGACGGATATTACCCGCCAGGTAAAAGAAGCCCTGAGCTGA
- the aceE gene encoding pyruvate dehydrogenase (acetyl-transferring), homodimeric type, whose amino-acid sequence MSLETREDLDPIETTEWIDSLESVLDREGEDRARYLMTRLADRLRRDGMKVPFSVTTPHRNTIPVHREAPMPGDLFMERRIRSLIRYNAIAQVIRNNRAKPGLGGHIASFMSSATLYDVGFNHFFRAPQGDFAGDLIYIQGHVAPGIYARSYLEGRLSEEQMDKFRQEVDGDGLSSYPHPWLMPDYWQFPTVSMGLGPIQAIYQAHVMKYLHHRELKDMYDRKIWCFMGDGECDEPESLGAISLAGRENLDNLIFVINCNLQRLDGPVRGNSRVMDEFEGVFRGAGWNVIKVVWGRHWDPLFEKDKKGILQKRMDEAVDGEYQNYKANGGAYTREHFFGKYPETEAMVKDLSDEDIWKLNRGGHDPFKVYAAYHEAVNTSNGKPTVILAHTVKGYGMGSGDGEAANEAHQVKSMEYEALKTFRDRFGIPITDEQLKDVPYYKPEEDSPELKYMHLQRERLGGYLPSRQSDFEALEIPSLEDKTFASQMGGSKGREVSTTMAFVRVLNGLVKDKTLGKKVVPIIPDEARTFGMEGMFRQLGIYTSEGQKYEPVDKGQIMFYREDQKGQILEEGITEAGAMSAWIAAATSYSNNNVTLLPFYIYYSMFGFQRIGDLAWAAGDLQARGFMVGGTAGRTTLNGEGLQHQDGHSLIQASTIPNCRSYDPTYAHEVAVILQDGLKRMFTDKENCFYYLTVMNENYEHPALESVPADDIVKGMYLLRETKGDKGRVQLLGSGTILREVEAAAELLENDWGIGADIWSVTSFNELRREALLLDREAFLNPDAEATKPHVTKCLEGRDGPVIASTDYMKLYADQVRAWVPGDYTVLGTDGFGRSDTREKLRYFFEVDRYFVTVAALRALAERGEIDRKQVGEALKKYGIDANKPNPLTS is encoded by the coding sequence ATGAGTCTGGAGACAAGAGAAGATCTCGATCCGATCGAAACCACGGAATGGATTGATTCCCTGGAATCGGTATTGGATCGTGAGGGCGAAGATCGTGCCCGCTACCTGATGACCCGCCTGGCGGATCGCCTGCGCCGGGACGGCATGAAGGTGCCCTTCTCGGTGACAACCCCGCACCGCAATACGATCCCGGTTCACCGCGAAGCCCCGATGCCTGGCGACCTGTTCATGGAGCGTCGTATTCGTTCCCTGATCCGTTACAACGCCATTGCCCAGGTCATTCGTAATAACCGCGCCAAGCCCGGCCTGGGTGGCCACATTGCCAGCTTTATGTCCTCGGCAACGCTGTATGACGTGGGCTTTAACCACTTCTTCCGCGCTCCCCAGGGCGACTTTGCCGGTGACCTGATTTATATCCAGGGCCACGTAGCACCGGGTATTTATGCCCGTTCGTATCTGGAAGGGCGTCTATCGGAAGAGCAGATGGACAAGTTCCGCCAGGAAGTCGATGGCGATGGTCTCTCTTCCTACCCGCACCCGTGGCTGATGCCGGACTACTGGCAGTTCCCCACGGTCTCCATGGGTCTTGGGCCGATTCAAGCAATTTACCAAGCGCACGTGATGAAGTACCTGCATCACCGTGAGCTGAAGGATATGTACGACCGCAAGATCTGGTGCTTCATGGGCGACGGTGAGTGTGACGAGCCGGAATCCCTGGGCGCTATTTCACTGGCCGGTCGTGAAAATCTCGACAACCTGATCTTCGTTATCAACTGTAACCTGCAGCGCCTGGACGGCCCGGTACGCGGCAACTCCCGCGTCATGGACGAGTTCGAAGGCGTCTTCCGCGGGGCTGGCTGGAACGTGATCAAGGTCGTTTGGGGCCGTCACTGGGATCCGCTGTTCGAGAAGGATAAGAAAGGCATCCTTCAAAAGCGCATGGACGAAGCGGTCGACGGCGAGTACCAGAACTACAAGGCCAACGGTGGCGCGTATACCCGCGAGCACTTCTTTGGTAAGTACCCAGAAACCGAGGCGATGGTCAAAGACCTCTCTGACGAAGATATCTGGAAACTCAACCGCGGTGGCCACGACCCGTTCAAGGTGTATGCGGCCTATCACGAGGCGGTGAATACCTCTAACGGCAAGCCCACGGTCATCCTGGCGCACACCGTTAAAGGTTACGGTATGGGCAGCGGCGATGGCGAAGCGGCCAACGAAGCGCACCAGGTCAAGAGCATGGAGTACGAAGCGCTCAAGACCTTCCGTGATCGTTTCGGTATTCCGATTACCGATGAACAGCTCAAAGACGTGCCCTACTACAAGCCGGAAGAGGACTCTCCCGAGCTCAAGTACATGCACCTGCAGCGTGAGCGCCTGGGTGGCTATCTGCCCAGCCGCCAGAGCGACTTCGAAGCCCTGGAGATTCCCAGCCTCGAAGATAAAACCTTTGCCTCGCAAATGGGGGGCTCGAAAGGCCGTGAAGTCTCCACCACCATGGCGTTTGTACGCGTACTCAATGGCCTGGTGAAAGATAAGACGCTGGGCAAGAAGGTGGTGCCGATTATCCCCGACGAGGCGCGTACCTTCGGTATGGAAGGCATGTTCCGCCAGCTGGGTATCTACACCTCGGAAGGTCAGAAGTACGAGCCGGTGGATAAAGGCCAGATCATGTTCTACCGCGAGGATCAGAAAGGTCAGATCCTCGAAGAGGGCATTACCGAAGCGGGCGCCATGTCGGCCTGGATCGCCGCGGCGACCTCCTACAGCAACAACAACGTCACGCTGCTGCCGTTCTACATCTACTACTCGATGTTTGGCTTCCAGCGCATTGGCGATCTGGCCTGGGCGGCGGGTGACCTGCAAGCCCGTGGCTTTATGGTCGGCGGCACCGCAGGGCGCACCACGCTTAACGGCGAAGGTCTGCAGCACCAGGATGGCCACAGCCTGATTCAGGCCTCCACCATCCCCAACTGCCGCAGCTACGACCCGACCTATGCCCATGAAGTCGCCGTGATTCTGCAGGATGGCCTGAAGCGCATGTTCACCGACAAGGAGAACTGCTTCTACTACCTGACGGTGATGAACGAGAACTACGAGCACCCGGCGCTGGAAAGCGTGCCCGCCGACGATATCGTCAAAGGCATGTACCTGCTGCGCGAAACCAAAGGTGACAAGGGCCGCGTTCAACTGCTCGGTTCCGGCACTATTCTGCGCGAAGTGGAAGCGGCTGCTGAGTTGCTCGAGAACGATTGGGGCATCGGCGCCGATATCTGGAGCGTGACCAGCTTTAACGAGCTGCGTCGTGAAGCGCTGCTGCTGGATCGTGAAGCCTTCCTGAACCCGGACGCTGAGGCCACCAAGCCTCACGTCACTAAGTGCCTGGAAGGGCGCGATGGCCCGGTGATCGCCTCGACCGACTACATGAAGCTATACGCCGATCAAGTGCGCGCCTGGGTGCCGGGTGACTACACTGTACTGGGGACCGATGGCTTTGGCCGTTCAGACACCCGCGAGAAGCTGCGCTACTTCTTCGAAGTAGACCGCTACTTCGTGACCGTGGCGGCGCTACGTGCGCTGGCTGAACGTGGCGAGATTGATCGCAAGCAGGTTGGTGAAGCGCTTAAGAAGTACGGCATTGATGCCAATAAGCCTAACCCGCTGACTAGCTAA
- the aceF gene encoding pyruvate dehydrogenase complex dihydrolipoyllysine-residue acetyltransferase, producing the protein MSSEIIKVPDIGGDTDVEIIEIAVSEGDVIEAEDTLITLESDKASMDVPAPKGGKVLKVLVKEGDSVSEGDDIVELEVEGGGDEKQESSSDSQAEEAPAKQDKPKEPSQEQKPAAKKAAGGKQTVDITVPDLGGSDSVEIIEVAVSEGDEVEAEDTLITLESDKASMDVPSPHSGKIVSFTVKEGDTVSEGDVIGKMEIVGEGGDDSEDAPQESASSEQSSSQASSEPEESVGEDDQEEAASGEPERKEIRVPDLSGASDVPIIEIGVAAGDEVNEEDPLITLESDKASMDVPSPYKGKLLELTVKEGDTVSEGDVIGYMEVAGAKKAAPKKAAPEKSEPKKETKASESPAGTPSPEAQMAAHKPRDGKLVHAGPAVRMLARELGVDLGLVKPSGPKDRVLKEDVQTYVKQAIANQGKAQPGAAAAATGGAGIPPIPEVDFSQFGEVEEKPMGRLLKMGATNLHRSWLNVPHVTQFDEADITELEAFRKAMKAEAEAQGAKLTPLPFMVKACAFALRKFPQFNVSLKGDGETLVWKNYVHIGIAVDTPDGLMVPVVRNADKKSLIEIAKEMAELGKKAQTKKLKRDEMTGGCFTISSLGSIGGTAFTPIVNAPEVAILGVSKAQMKPVWDGSAFQPRLMLPLSLSYDHRAINGADAARFTAFLADVLTDIRRLLL; encoded by the coding sequence TTGAGTAGCGAAATCATCAAAGTTCCCGATATCGGCGGCGATACCGATGTCGAAATCATCGAGATTGCGGTGTCAGAAGGCGACGTCATTGAAGCGGAAGACACCCTAATCACGCTGGAATCCGATAAAGCCAGCATGGACGTACCGGCCCCGAAAGGCGGCAAGGTACTCAAAGTGCTGGTCAAAGAAGGCGATAGCGTCTCTGAAGGGGACGATATCGTAGAGCTGGAAGTCGAGGGTGGCGGCGACGAGAAGCAAGAGAGCTCGTCGGACAGCCAGGCTGAAGAGGCCCCAGCGAAACAGGATAAGCCGAAAGAGCCGTCTCAAGAGCAGAAGCCTGCGGCTAAAAAGGCCGCCGGTGGTAAGCAGACGGTGGATATCACAGTGCCCGATCTCGGCGGCTCGGACAGCGTCGAAATTATCGAAGTCGCGGTAAGTGAAGGCGATGAGGTCGAAGCTGAAGACACCCTGATCACCCTGGAGTCTGACAAAGCCTCCATGGACGTGCCCAGCCCTCATAGCGGCAAGATCGTCAGTTTTACCGTGAAAGAGGGCGACACCGTCTCGGAAGGCGATGTGATCGGTAAGATGGAGATCGTCGGCGAAGGCGGCGACGACAGTGAAGATGCACCGCAAGAGAGCGCATCTTCTGAGCAGTCGTCTAGCCAAGCCAGCAGCGAGCCCGAAGAATCGGTAGGCGAAGACGATCAGGAAGAGGCCGCCAGCGGTGAACCGGAGCGCAAAGAGATTCGTGTGCCGGATCTTTCGGGTGCCTCTGATGTGCCGATTATCGAGATCGGAGTAGCCGCGGGTGACGAGGTCAACGAAGAAGATCCTCTGATTACCCTGGAGTCCGACAAGGCCTCTATGGACGTGCCTAGCCCCTATAAAGGTAAGCTCCTTGAGCTAACCGTTAAAGAGGGCGACACCGTCTCCGAAGGCGATGTAATTGGCTATATGGAAGTCGCTGGCGCTAAAAAAGCGGCACCGAAAAAGGCGGCGCCCGAAAAATCTGAGCCTAAAAAAGAGACCAAGGCCAGTGAGTCTCCGGCGGGTACGCCCAGTCCGGAAGCACAGATGGCGGCCCATAAGCCTCGGGATGGCAAGCTGGTTCACGCCGGTCCCGCGGTGCGCATGCTGGCCCGTGAGCTGGGTGTCGACTTGGGACTCGTTAAGCCCAGCGGCCCGAAAGATCGCGTGCTCAAAGAGGACGTACAGACCTATGTGAAGCAGGCGATTGCCAATCAGGGTAAAGCTCAGCCCGGCGCGGCAGCCGCGGCTACCGGCGGTGCGGGTATTCCGCCCATTCCGGAAGTCGACTTCAGCCAGTTTGGTGAAGTGGAAGAGAAGCCCATGGGGCGCCTGCTCAAGATGGGCGCGACCAACCTGCACCGCAGCTGGCTCAATGTACCCCACGTCACGCAGTTCGACGAAGCGGACATCACCGAGCTGGAAGCTTTCCGCAAGGCGATGAAGGCCGAAGCGGAAGCCCAGGGGGCCAAGCTGACGCCGCTGCCGTTTATGGTTAAGGCCTGTGCCTTTGCGCTGCGTAAATTCCCGCAGTTCAACGTCAGCCTTAAGGGTGACGGTGAAACCCTGGTATGGAAGAACTACGTCCATATCGGTATTGCCGTGGATACGCCTGACGGTCTGATGGTGCCGGTAGTACGCAACGCCGACAAGAAATCCTTGATCGAGATCGCCAAGGAGATGGCGGAGCTAGGCAAGAAAGCTCAGACCAAAAAGCTCAAGCGCGACGAGATGACCGGTGGCTGCTTCACCATTTCTAGCCTCGGTTCGATTGGTGGCACGGCGTTTACCCCGATCGTCAACGCGCCGGAAGTGGCCATTCTGGGCGTGTCCAAAGCTCAGATGAAGCCGGTTTGGGATGGCAGTGCATTCCAGCCGCGACTGATGCTGCCGCTGTCGCTCTCCTACGATCACCGTGCGATCAACGGCGCCGATGCGGCACGCTTTACCGCTTTCCTGGCAGATGTACTGACCGATATTCGTCGCTTACTGCTGTAA
- the bamC gene encoding outer membrane protein assembly factor BamC yields MSSVLEIRALKWVPLALAAAVALSGCARDGFYHDRNLDYTEAAPAPPLVLPETRNTQRYRDALPVPQAATQGARLDEAAEIRPPQSLAIGSGLEPEYVERREVGDQTWLVVAADTGTVWPQLEEFVRTRQLEVQQSSASQGVIVTSQAEIRLQSALRAGSSEVRCERGGQTMASCLDALESHLSARSASASVSSSWTAQRLTDEQTLQIRQQDDEWEVVIPQPIDRVWAELNHYLELDFAQEGQRDLLAADPASHEFMVEYMTETERNRNPLQIVFSPDVRKMSQQIRLALQPNGDQTILRAINASERAFSADDQRELLERVSGYLR; encoded by the coding sequence ATGAGCTCTGTGCTTGAAATACGTGCGCTTAAATGGGTTCCGCTGGCACTTGCAGCGGCTGTCGCGCTCTCTGGTTGTGCGCGAGATGGTTTTTACCACGACCGTAACCTGGACTACACCGAGGCTGCTCCGGCGCCGCCCTTGGTGCTACCAGAGACCCGCAATACCCAACGCTACCGCGATGCGCTGCCGGTTCCTCAAGCCGCCACCCAGGGGGCACGGCTTGACGAAGCGGCAGAAATCCGCCCTCCGCAGTCACTGGCAATCGGTAGTGGTTTGGAGCCTGAGTACGTCGAGCGTCGCGAAGTGGGCGATCAAACCTGGCTAGTGGTGGCCGCCGATACCGGTACGGTTTGGCCGCAGTTGGAAGAGTTTGTACGCACCCGTCAGTTGGAAGTACAACAGAGCAGCGCTTCCCAGGGGGTTATTGTTACGTCCCAGGCAGAAATACGCCTCCAAAGCGCGCTGCGCGCTGGGAGTAGCGAGGTTCGCTGTGAACGCGGCGGCCAGACCATGGCTAGCTGTCTGGATGCATTAGAGAGCCATCTCAGTGCACGCAGTGCATCTGCCAGTGTCTCCTCTTCCTGGACGGCTCAGCGCCTTACCGATGAGCAGACATTGCAAATCCGTCAGCAGGACGACGAGTGGGAAGTGGTGATTCCGCAGCCGATTGATCGGGTATGGGCCGAGTTGAATCACTATCTTGAACTGGATTTTGCTCAGGAAGGTCAGCGTGATTTACTAGCCGCCGACCCCGCCAGTCATGAGTTCATGGTTGAATATATGACTGAAACCGAGCGCAACCGTAACCCGCTGCAAATCGTCTTCAGCCCGGATGTGCGCAAAATGTCACAGCAAATTCGTCTTGCTCTGCAGCCTAATGGCGACCAAACGATTCTGCGTGCCATTAATGCCAGCGAACGGGCATTTAGCGCCGATGATCAGCGCGAGCTGCTTGAGCGTGTCTCCGGCTATTTACGTTAA
- the purC gene encoding phosphoribosylaminoimidazolesuccinocarboxamide synthase, which yields MEKRQELYAGKAKSVYTTDDPDLLVLNFRDDTSAFDGKKVESLARKGMVNNIFNAFIMERLQEAGIPTHFVKQLSNTESLVKKMQMIPVECVVRNIAAGGLVKRLGVEEGIALTPPTFELFLKNDEKGDPMINESLAETFGWATPEQLAKMKVLTFKVNHILKALFAEGDMLLVDYKLEFGVFKGEVVLGDEFSPDGCRLWDANTREKLDKDRFRQGLGGVIEAYEEVGRRLGITFPA from the coding sequence ATGGAAAAGCGCCAAGAACTCTACGCCGGTAAGGCGAAATCTGTGTATACCACCGACGATCCGGATTTGTTGGTGCTGAATTTTCGTGATGACACCAGCGCCTTCGACGGTAAAAAAGTGGAGTCGCTGGCCCGCAAGGGAATGGTCAATAACATCTTTAACGCCTTCATTATGGAGCGGTTGCAGGAAGCGGGTATTCCTACCCACTTTGTAAAGCAGCTCTCCAATACGGAGAGTCTGGTCAAAAAGATGCAGATGATTCCGGTGGAGTGCGTAGTCCGCAATATCGCCGCGGGTGGCTTGGTGAAGCGGCTGGGGGTCGAAGAGGGCATCGCCCTGACGCCACCGACCTTTGAACTGTTCTTAAAGAACGATGAGAAGGGCGACCCGATGATCAATGAGTCGCTGGCGGAAACCTTCGGCTGGGCCACGCCTGAGCAGTTAGCCAAAATGAAGGTGCTCACCTTCAAGGTTAACCATATCCTCAAAGCGCTGTTTGCTGAAGGCGATATGCTGCTGGTGGATTACAAGCTGGAGTTTGGTGTATTCAAAGGCGAGGTGGTGCTGGGGGATGAGTTCTCTCCGGATGGTTGCCGCCTCTGGGATGCCAACACCCGTGAGAAGCTGGATAAAGACCGCTTCCGACAGGGGTTGGGTGGTGTGATTGAAGCGTATGAGGAAGTTGGCCGCCGTTTGGGCATTACCTTCCCTGCGTAA
- the nadC gene encoding carboxylating nicotinate-nucleotide diphosphorylase codes for MHYQSALAEEIRASAARLLAEDVGPGDITAQLIPEHQWASADVISRDAAILCGAPWVDELFRRLDSRVSLTWHAADGDKLEAGQCFLTLEGPARVLLTGERAALNVLQTLSATATATRTYVDLIEGTGVRLLDTRKTLPGMRLAQKYAVTCGGGHNHRIGLWDAFLIKENHIAACGGIQAAVAQARKLASDLPVEVEVETFEELDQALAAGADIVMLDNFAIEDLHVAVEINGGRATLEASGNVDATTLRAIADTGVDCISSGALTKDIASIDLSMRITRSYSV; via the coding sequence ATGCATTATCAATCCGCTCTTGCTGAAGAAATCCGCGCCAGCGCCGCTCGCCTGTTGGCTGAGGACGTTGGCCCGGGTGATATTACCGCGCAATTGATCCCTGAACACCAGTGGGCCAGCGCCGACGTGATTAGCCGCGATGCCGCCATACTGTGCGGAGCCCCTTGGGTGGATGAGCTGTTTCGCCGCCTGGATAGTCGGGTAAGCCTGACCTGGCACGCCGCCGACGGCGATAAACTTGAAGCGGGTCAGTGTTTCTTAACCCTGGAAGGCCCTGCCCGCGTCCTGCTGACCGGCGAGCGGGCGGCACTTAACGTGTTGCAAACGCTGTCGGCCACTGCCACGGCCACCCGCACTTATGTCGACCTGATCGAAGGCACCGGCGTCCGCCTGCTGGATACCCGCAAAACGTTACCCGGTATGCGCTTGGCGCAAAAGTATGCGGTCACCTGTGGAGGCGGTCACAACCACCGCATTGGCCTGTGGGACGCGTTTTTGATCAAAGAGAACCACATTGCTGCCTGTGGGGGCATTCAAGCGGCGGTGGCCCAGGCACGCAAGCTAGCCAGCGACTTGCCTGTAGAAGTCGAGGTAGAAACCTTTGAAGAGCTGGATCAGGCGCTGGCAGCGGGGGCTGATATTGTCATGCTCGACAACTTTGCCATTGAAGACCTCCACGTAGCCGTTGAAATTAACGGTGGCCGCGCCACCCTGGAAGCTTCAGGCAATGTGGACGCCACCACCCTGCGGGCAATCGCCGATACCGGCGTTGATTGTATTTCCAGCGGCGCTTTGACCAAGGACATCGCCTCAATCGATCTTTCCATGCGGATTACCCGCAGCTATAGCGTGTAA
- a CDS encoding class I SAM-dependent methyltransferase has protein sequence MSFVESDIKGIVLPDGLLLEQHGDAVVLIGDEKRYGKPLSIDFAAGKAAHRRRFGGGRGQLVAKACGLAKGVTPSIVDATAGLGRDAFVLASLGAQVLLIERVAAIAALLEDGLKRAARHSDTAEIVARMTLRHGDAAQALADLVASADFMPQVIHLDPMFPHREKSALVKKEMRLFRELAGDDDDAPRLLEAALDVATHRVVVKRPRQAPPIAGPAPQHTLEGKTSRYDLYVHRSLAR, from the coding sequence ATGAGCTTTGTAGAGAGCGACATAAAGGGAATTGTTCTACCTGACGGCTTGCTTTTAGAGCAGCACGGTGACGCGGTAGTGCTGATCGGTGATGAGAAGCGCTACGGCAAGCCACTTAGCATTGACTTTGCGGCGGGCAAAGCGGCTCATCGGCGCCGCTTCGGCGGTGGCCGTGGCCAGTTGGTTGCCAAGGCCTGTGGGCTTGCCAAGGGCGTGACGCCCAGTATCGTTGATGCAACGGCAGGGCTGGGGCGTGATGCCTTTGTATTGGCCAGCCTGGGTGCCCAGGTGTTGTTAATTGAGCGAGTCGCGGCGATTGCGGCGCTATTGGAGGATGGCCTGAAGCGCGCTGCGAGACATAGTGATACGGCGGAAATTGTTGCCCGGATGACGCTGCGTCACGGCGATGCCGCTCAAGCTCTGGCGGATCTTGTCGCCAGTGCGGATTTTATGCCCCAGGTGATACACCTGGATCCGATGTTTCCCCATCGTGAGAAATCGGCGCTGGTAAAAAAAGAGATGCGCTTGTTTCGGGAGTTGGCTGGTGACGATGACGATGCCCCACGGTTACTTGAAGCGGCACTGGATGTGGCTACTCACCGGGTAGTAGTTAAACGTCCTCGTCAGGCGCCGCCGATTGCGGGCCCCGCGCCACAGCACACCCTCGAGGGTAAAACCAGCCGCTACGATTTGTATGTGCATCGCTCATTAGCACGCTAG
- the ampD gene encoding 1,6-anhydro-N-acetylmuramyl-L-alanine amidase AmpD: MEDKQPLSGWWSSARQVVSPNCDARLGKEVSLLLIHAISLPPGQFSGDAIEALFTNQLPVDEHPFFTEIAHLRVSAHLLIRRDGECVQFVDTDHRAWHAGRSCWWDAHQAGWRTALNDFSVGIELEGDDVTPYRKAQYSALVEVTVWLMARYPEINSERITSHARVAPLRKTDPGPAFDWAYFHQQLSRALHARRTSEHFTS; encoded by the coding sequence ATGGAAGACAAACAACCCCTTAGCGGTTGGTGGAGTAGCGCCCGGCAAGTCGTTTCACCCAACTGCGACGCCCGGCTCGGTAAGGAGGTCTCGCTACTACTCATTCACGCTATCAGTCTGCCTCCCGGTCAGTTTAGCGGCGACGCTATTGAGGCGCTATTTACCAATCAGCTACCGGTTGATGAGCACCCCTTTTTTACGGAAATAGCGCACTTAAGAGTCTCTGCTCATCTGCTCATTCGTCGTGATGGCGAATGTGTGCAGTTTGTTGATACAGATCATCGTGCGTGGCATGCCGGTCGCTCATGCTGGTGGGACGCTCATCAAGCAGGGTGGCGAACAGCGCTCAACGATTTCTCGGTGGGTATTGAGCTCGAGGGAGATGACGTTACCCCTTACCGTAAAGCTCAGTATAGCGCGCTGGTAGAGGTGACAGTGTGGTTAATGGCGCGCTACCCCGAGATCAATAGCGAGCGTATCACCAGTCATGCCCGTGTGGCGCCGCTGCGCAAAACAGACCCTGGCCCGGCATTTGATTGGGCGTATTTTCATCAGCAGTTGAGTCGCGCATTGCACGCAAGGAGGACGAGTGAGCATTTCACTAGTTAA